A section of the Serratia liquefaciens ATCC 27592 genome encodes:
- a CDS encoding class II histone deacetylase has translation MKRKTGFLFDERCFWHSTGLHATTLPVGGWVQPPSGAGHAESPETKRRMKNLMDVSGLSRQLQLLSTDMATEEDLLRIHPTDYLQRFKQLSDNGGGMLGEEAPLGPGSYEIAKLSAGLACAAVEAVLQGHLDNAYALSRPPGHHCLPDQSMGFCFLANIPIAIERARAKYGLGKVAVLDWDVHHGNGTQHIYWQRDDVLTMSLHQDGCFPAGYSGEQDRGAGAGEGFNINIPLLAGAGDDGYLYAMRQIVIPALERFKPELIIVACGYDANALDPLARMQLHSDSFRSMTALVQDAADRLCDGKLVMVHEGGYAESYVPFCGLAVMEQLSGIRTEVEDPLLAFIRQQQPRDAFNLFQRQAIDALAQHFIR, from the coding sequence GTGAAAAGAAAAACCGGTTTCTTGTTTGATGAACGCTGTTTCTGGCACAGCACCGGCCTGCATGCCACCACGCTGCCGGTCGGCGGCTGGGTGCAACCGCCCTCAGGGGCGGGCCATGCCGAATCGCCGGAAACCAAACGGCGGATGAAAAACCTGATGGACGTGTCCGGCCTGTCGCGACAGCTCCAGCTGCTAAGTACCGACATGGCGACGGAAGAAGACCTGTTACGCATTCATCCGACCGACTATCTGCAACGTTTCAAACAGCTAAGTGATAACGGCGGCGGCATGCTGGGTGAGGAAGCACCTTTGGGCCCGGGCAGCTACGAGATAGCCAAACTGTCCGCCGGGCTGGCCTGCGCGGCGGTCGAAGCGGTGCTGCAGGGCCACCTGGATAACGCCTATGCGTTGTCGCGCCCACCGGGCCACCATTGCCTGCCGGATCAATCGATGGGGTTCTGCTTTCTGGCCAATATCCCGATCGCCATCGAGCGTGCCAGGGCCAAATACGGTTTGGGCAAAGTGGCGGTGCTCGATTGGGACGTGCATCACGGTAATGGTACGCAGCATATCTATTGGCAACGTGACGACGTACTGACGATGTCGCTGCATCAGGACGGCTGCTTCCCAGCGGGCTACTCCGGTGAACAGGACCGCGGTGCCGGGGCGGGAGAAGGCTTTAACATCAATATTCCGCTGCTGGCGGGCGCCGGTGACGACGGCTATCTGTATGCCATGCGACAGATAGTGATCCCGGCACTCGAGCGCTTCAAACCCGAGCTGATCATTGTTGCCTGCGGCTACGATGCCAATGCCCTCGACCCGCTGGCGCGCATGCAGTTGCACAGCGACAGTTTCCGCAGCATGACGGCCCTGGTGCAGGACGCCGCCGACCGCCTCTGCGATGGAAAGCTGGTGATGGTGCATGAGGGCGGTTATGCCGAGTCCTACGTGCCCTTCTGCGGGCTGGCGGTGATGGAGCAGCTTAGCGGTATTCGCACCGAGGTCGAAGATCCGCTGTTGGCATTCATCCGCCAACAGCAGCCGCGAGACGCCTTCAATCTGTTCCAACGCCAGGCTATCGATGCGCTGGCACAGCACTTCATTCGCTAA
- a CDS encoding NAD(P)/FAD-dependent oxidoreductase: MNNNIESLTYYAATKKYDLRFPTLEEDLDVDVVIIGGGFSGINTALELAERGITNIAILEGRYLGYGGTGRNGGQVMAGIGHDLEKIKRHVGPSGLETIFKISNLGAGIIRERIKKYAIDADFCFGYGYLGSNARQEKTLRSWLKEFKAVSPDEEIELYTGAEVKQVVGSDAYTCALKHMGGGHVHSLNLLLGEAKALSGYGVKIFENSSVLGVEYGSRIKVRTAMGSVRANKMLWACNGFLNGMEPFIYNKTINTYAFQLATEPLPEELIRQISPIRGAYSDIRPVIDYYRVTNENRLLFGSATRLIEYIPSDLKAWNRNLMLKVFPYLHDVKIDLAWGGPLCCSANLFPQIGTLPQHDNVFYVQGYSGFGVTPSHIVCKVLAEGMSEGSDRYDLMSSIPHVNIFGKDKLRRVMTTAGKVWHQTSGYWKGRR; encoded by the coding sequence GTGAACAATAATATCGAATCGTTAACCTACTACGCGGCAACCAAAAAATACGATCTGCGCTTTCCGACGCTGGAAGAAGATCTGGACGTTGACGTGGTGATCATCGGCGGTGGTTTCTCCGGCATCAATACCGCCCTGGAGTTGGCTGAGCGCGGCATCACCAATATCGCCATACTCGAAGGGCGCTACCTGGGCTACGGCGGCACCGGCCGCAATGGCGGGCAGGTGATGGCCGGTATCGGTCACGATCTGGAAAAAATCAAACGCCACGTCGGCCCCTCCGGGCTGGAAACCATCTTCAAAATCAGCAACCTCGGCGCCGGGATTATTCGTGAGCGCATCAAGAAGTACGCGATTGATGCCGATTTCTGTTTTGGCTATGGCTACCTCGGCAGCAATGCACGCCAGGAGAAAACCCTGCGCAGCTGGCTGAAGGAATTCAAGGCGGTATCGCCGGATGAAGAGATTGAACTCTACACCGGCGCAGAGGTGAAACAGGTCGTGGGGTCAGATGCCTATACCTGCGCATTGAAACACATGGGCGGCGGCCACGTGCATTCGCTCAACCTGCTGTTGGGCGAGGCGAAGGCGCTCAGCGGCTACGGCGTAAAAATCTTCGAAAACAGCAGCGTGCTGGGCGTGGAATACGGTTCGCGCATCAAAGTGCGCACCGCCATGGGCTCAGTACGTGCCAACAAGATGCTGTGGGCGTGCAACGGTTTCCTCAACGGCATGGAGCCGTTCATCTACAACAAAACCATCAATACCTACGCGTTCCAACTGGCGACCGAACCCTTGCCTGAAGAACTGATCCGCCAAATCAGCCCGATCCGCGGTGCCTACAGCGATATCCGCCCGGTGATCGATTATTACCGGGTGACCAATGAAAACCGGCTGCTGTTTGGCAGCGCCACCCGCTTGATCGAATACATTCCGTCGGATCTTAAGGCCTGGAACCGCAACCTGATGCTGAAAGTGTTCCCGTACCTGCATGACGTGAAGATCGACCTGGCCTGGGGCGGGCCGCTGTGTTGCAGCGCCAACCTGTTCCCGCAGATCGGCACCTTGCCGCAGCATGACAACGTGTTTTATGTGCAGGGCTATTCCGGCTTTGGCGTAACGCCGAGTCATATCGTTTGCAAAGTGTTGGCAGAGGGCATGAGCGAAGGATCGGATCGTTACGATCTGATGAGTTCGATTCCGCACGTCAATATCTTCGGTAAAGACAAGCTGCGACGGGTAATGACCACCGCCGGCAAGGTTTGGCACCAGACGTCCGGCTACTGGAAAGGCCGTCGCTAA
- a CDS encoding response regulator transcription factor, whose translation MNIQVERLSAVIDAVATQGFYPNLLAWLEGFFAFDSAIVYAFERGQAPRCLIKTERENSDAVNQLYQQGAYLQDPFYQALNDGGGGEVLTLRQLAPCGFYHTDYYRNFYRKTGWHDEAGVLLPLTPERGLGVFFGSARQSVGVRYPQLAELRDALTLLKSVARLHGEVVVASAEPERVTDHAVQARYLLTPREREIVDLILDGCGSQQIADRLFISLGTVKNHRKNIYSKLAIGSQAELFNLLLATPLRRSA comes from the coding sequence ATGAATATTCAGGTGGAACGGTTATCCGCAGTGATAGACGCAGTCGCAACCCAAGGTTTCTATCCCAACCTGTTGGCCTGGCTGGAAGGGTTCTTCGCCTTTGATAGCGCCATTGTTTACGCGTTTGAACGCGGCCAGGCGCCACGTTGCCTGATCAAAACCGAGCGAGAAAACAGTGACGCGGTCAATCAACTCTATCAACAGGGCGCTTACCTGCAGGATCCGTTTTACCAGGCGCTGAATGATGGCGGCGGCGGCGAGGTGCTGACCCTGCGCCAGTTGGCTCCCTGCGGCTTCTACCATACTGATTATTACCGTAACTTTTACCGCAAAACCGGCTGGCATGATGAAGCCGGGGTGCTGCTGCCCCTGACGCCGGAACGCGGGTTGGGGGTGTTTTTCGGCTCGGCGCGCCAGTCGGTGGGGGTGCGCTATCCGCAGTTGGCTGAGTTGCGTGATGCGCTGACGCTGCTCAAGAGCGTCGCGCGGCTGCATGGCGAAGTGGTCGTCGCCTCGGCAGAGCCAGAAAGGGTGACGGATCATGCGGTGCAGGCACGTTATCTGTTGACGCCGCGCGAGCGCGAAATAGTGGATCTGATCCTGGACGGCTGCGGCTCGCAGCAAATCGCCGATCGGCTGTTCATCAGCCTGGGAACGGTGAAAAACCACCGCAAGAACATCTACAGCAAGCTGGCGATCGGTTCGCAGGCCGAACTGTTCAATCTGCTGTTGGCCACCCCGCTGCGCCGCAGCGCCTGA
- a CDS encoding cupin domain-containing protein codes for MKPLLLKQPLPELLDIGSVSNLGATVIDGEPNVGVASLFGEPTDNLNCGIFSCTRGTFVMEYPFSEHATVWEGSATLTDEKTGKSVQYQAGDSWFVEKGTPVRWEITSDRFVKHYLAIVEG; via the coding sequence ATGAAACCATTACTGCTTAAGCAACCGCTGCCTGAACTGTTGGACATTGGCAGCGTCAGCAACCTGGGCGCCACGGTGATCGACGGTGAGCCAAACGTCGGGGTGGCGAGCCTTTTCGGTGAGCCGACCGATAACCTGAACTGCGGTATTTTCAGCTGCACGCGCGGCACCTTTGTAATGGAGTATCCGTTCTCCGAACACGCCACGGTGTGGGAGGGTAGCGCGACGCTGACCGACGAAAAGACCGGTAAATCCGTGCAGTATCAGGCCGGGGATTCGTGGTTTGTCGAAAAAGGCACCCCGGTACGCTGGGAGATCACCTCGGATCGTTTTGTAAAACATTACCTGGCGATCGTCGAAGGCTGA
- a CDS encoding alpha/beta hydrolase, translating to MSEQKISFIKGGHGDIAVHDWGHDRPRFLALLVHGYGEHLGRYQYVARTLEAQGARVFGPDHLGHGLSQGERVLIEDYDAVVDDVRRVTEHFQRLHPGVPLVVIGHSMGGMIATRYVQRYGDDVRALVLSGPLIGERTLISDLLTLPEIPDTPLDTATLSRDPSVGEAYQADPLVWHGPFKRPTLRAMQQILAKINAGPGFGTLPTLWIHGDDDRLVLMAESQTAIDLLKGSDFEAMVNPGGRHESFNETNKDQILRRITDFIERVLG from the coding sequence ATGTCTGAACAGAAGATCAGCTTTATCAAAGGTGGGCATGGCGATATTGCCGTGCATGACTGGGGCCATGACCGACCGCGTTTTCTGGCGCTGCTGGTGCACGGTTACGGCGAGCATCTCGGCCGTTATCAGTACGTCGCGCGTACGCTGGAAGCGCAGGGTGCGCGGGTGTTCGGCCCCGATCATCTCGGCCATGGGCTTTCGCAGGGCGAACGCGTATTGATTGAAGATTATGACGCCGTGGTCGACGACGTTCGACGCGTAACGGAGCATTTTCAGCGGCTGCATCCTGGCGTCCCCCTGGTGGTTATCGGCCATTCCATGGGCGGGATGATTGCCACCCGCTACGTTCAACGTTATGGCGATGACGTGCGTGCGCTGGTGCTTTCCGGCCCCTTGATTGGCGAAAGAACCCTGATTTCGGATTTGCTTACTCTGCCAGAGATCCCGGACACGCCGCTCGATACTGCCACCCTGTCGCGTGATCCGTCGGTGGGGGAAGCCTATCAGGCCGACCCGCTGGTGTGGCACGGGCCGTTCAAACGCCCGACGCTGCGGGCGATGCAGCAGATCCTGGCAAAAATCAACGCCGGCCCGGGCTTCGGCACGCTGCCTACGCTGTGGATACATGGCGATGACGACAGGCTGGTGTTAATGGCGGAATCGCAAACCGCGATCGATCTGCTCAAGGGCAGCGATTTCGAAGCGATGGTCAATCCAGGCGGGCGACACGAGAGTTTTAACGAAACCAACAAGGATCAGATATTAAGGCGGATCACCGACTTTATCGAACGGGTGCTGGGATAG